The DNA sequence ttctgaggCTAACTTATTTCCACAACAATCACAAGCTCTTCagttcttccttcatttcttgtCTTTTCTTAATACTTGTGCATTACTgagttttgcttctgattttcttaatttctttaccAAATGTATGTACAATAATATTTATTCCAGTTACCTGTCCTCCTGCTGTATGACTAATCTTACAGGAGTCTTAGGAGCCTCTTGAGTTTGAATCCTAGAGTTCTTGCTGATAATGAGTCTGACTTTTCCATATTACTAGTAAGAGAGTGTGAGAATCTAAGCAGAGAATCAAGTTTTCTGCAAAGATCAGAACCTACTCTACACTAGGTAAAAGTCCATTCTATAATTGTGTCCTTCTGGGACAAAATGCCAAAAATCCAAACACAACAAAAACCTGGACAAGAAAGACACACTGCCTTTTTCTAACctttgaaaatttctcaatttctttagcctttcttaatcctatttcttaaTCCTATAATgcataaaatgagcaaaaaaaatatctcaatgagaaaattttaaaagacctaatgCAGTAAAATCCTTACTACATGGCTCTTTGTGCTGTGTTAATTGAAATTAGCTAGTAACAAAGTAATAGATCATCTGTTTTATATACTACATTGGAAAAGTACAAAAGTATATAATTTGGGGATATTATATTATTACATAAATCTGAGTAGATACATATACCAAGACAGTAGTACattcttgactttattttttgAATCCTGAACAATATAACatctttctttcagaaataatttttttggaACTAAAATTATAGATTCCATTTGGGAAATTCTAGGCAGTGGGGTCTATAAAAGAGCCAGAGAACATTTTTCAGATTGGAATTAGAAAACagcacaaaaatatatgaaaatccttGAATATGATGTGcgggaaaacataaaataatgtaCAGTGGGATTCCAAAGCAATTTTAGCCTCAAACGTATTCTTGGAGGTGCAATCCCATTGCTATCACAAAGGGGTAACAATGGAGCTCTGCAATCAGTAGGGCCTACATTAGGCAATTTGACaatgattttaaatgaaagtCCATATAGAAAAACAGCCATTTTTACTGGTGTCATTGTgaaaaactactttttaaaaagaagatagagACCTTGAATTCCTAGGTGGAGAGAAGATGTTTATGACAGGATTCAGGCACCAATCCTCATGAAAAGGCATGCTATTGAAGAATAATTCATCTCTAAAatcaccaaatattttttttttaattttgtctctaTCATCTGAAAATTTGGTTCAAAACAATGACTTATTTGAGAAAGAGggagagcttttttcttttttaacatttatacaTAAATGACATTTTCTCATGATCTCTTAAGTAGATAATCCTATATCTtaaaaagatgttattttaaaaaaattgaggtatgaaacaaaaacaaagaagtaaaCCACCCATGATAGAAAGAAGAGAGTTTTAAAATTGCTACCATGTGTTCTGTACTTTCATTTACATAATTACTCTTTCATTCATGTTTCCCAGTCAATCCTTCCCTTTCAGCAAACTGATATGCTTTAACCTCACAGAGATTCCATTTGTGATTGCCAACAATGCTAACTTGGTGACAATGcactaatttaatttatttctaaggaAAGAATATTTCTAAAGGCTGCAGAAACCTGGCCAGGCTTCAAATACttgctcttcagttttgccatagCTGACTTCACTTCTTTGTTTCTTAGAGTGTAGATAACTGGGTTTAAAATGGGAGTAAAAATGGTGTAGAACACTGCAAGGACCTTGTCAGCTGAATAACTACTGAAAGGCCACACATAGATGAAGATACATGGACCAAAATATAATATGACCACTGTGATGTGGGCAGTCAGTGTGGAGCGAGCCTTTGCCATGCTGGCGGAGGAGCGTTTCCTGACTGTGATAAGTATCACAGTGTAGGAGATGACCAGGAGGACAAAGGAActcatagagagaaagccactattTGCGACCACTACTAGGCTGATGACATATGTGTCTATGCAGGCCAGCTTGGTCACTAGAGGGAGGTCACAGAAAAAACTATCCACCTGATTGGGACCACAGAAAGGAAGGTTCACAGTAAAGGCCAACTGGCTAAGAGTATGGATGAGGCCAATACACCACTCGATGATGACCAACATAATACACACACGACGGCTCATGATCgtcatgtagtggagaggtttgCAAATAgcaacatagcggtcataggccatggaTACAAGGAGCACCATCTCACCACCACCAAATAAGTGAAGGAAGAAAATCTGAGTCAGACAAGCTTCAAAAGAAATAGTCTTACTCTCTACCAGAAAGTCAGCAATCATTTTTGGGGTAGCAAAGGAAGCTAGACACATATCTGTAAAAGAGAGGTTTGCAAGTagaaagtacatgggggtgtgaaggcGGGCATCTGAGGTCACagtgagaatgatgagaaagtttCCCAGCAGGATTCCAGtataaattagtaaaaatatGAGAAACAAGAAAGGTTGGAGCTCCTTAGAACTAGAGAGTCCCAGCAATACAAATTCGGTCACCATAGAATGATTTGTCTTATGCATTGAATTTGGGACTTCACTCACCTgtataagagagaaaaagatatcaatcaatgaacagaacatagGCTTGATTACACAATTCTGCTCAAATATATGCAGATTTTCAGGCATCTGTTAAAACCACATGCTAATCAAAGTAAGACAAACAGTCTGTCTCAtcataggaaaaaagaaatcaatttcaGCCAGTTGGTTCATTCACAAAGATGACTACTACAAGACAAAGCAACTAATTTACAAAGGAAAATCTACATCTGAAAAGTTAATTTGATATTACAGAACTCCAGTCTCAGAATATGCAGGAACAGAATGccatttttcttcaataaattaaataagaattCCTAGCAAAAGGAAAAGTGTAAAACTGGTAACAGAATTAGAATTTCACAAATTAATTTGACTAAGGGGTGTCAGACTCACAGAATTCACGTTATATCATTCTATTCAAATACCTGGCAAAAAGAGATCTGAAAAGTAGATATTCTTGAAGAGAGGAAAGGGACGAAAGGGGGCTTTGGAAAGCTTCTGAAGTACTGGTaatattcagtttctttatttaagTTGATATTTGGCTTCTTGGGGGTGGCAAGAAGAAATGAGATTTCCTTTGCCTTTCTCTTCATGGGTACTAATGACCTATTCCTGTAAAACTTGAAGTACTTTTCTCATTGCTAGTAAGAATGTTTTTGAAATTGACTTAAACAGACATCTCATTCCAGAACACATAATtaatagaaagagaaatttttcattttgcatcCCAAACTATTAAGATTATCTTAATacctgaaaatttaattttatctttgagtgtttttttttttttacctcatgcTATAGCATTTATGGATAGAATGGGGGGAGTTTCAGCTTACTTCTTTGTTTCAAAGGTCAGTATTgtcccaacaacaaaaaatatggtGTGTTTATTTGCTCTTCTGTCATTGACTAGCTTGGTGAATTTCGGCAAAGCTCTTTCAATCAAAACCTTTACTTTCAGAATTTAAGAGGAAGATATTGGGCAACAGAATCTGTAAGTTTCTTTCCAATGTAAATCCAGTATTTTCTGTTCATTCTCTCTGAGGATTTTAAGTGCCTAACTTTAGCATGGGCACTGAGAGATGCATTCAACTAGCCAGTTGAAGACCATTTACAGATATCATAGTCCTTTGTTCATTTAGGGAAGATCATATGCCTTCATTTCTCACATCCCCAGGAACTTCTTTTCTAACTGAAGCAACAGTAATTCGTCATTTAGTAATAGGACTATTTTTTGTTTAAACCAAGTAAAATTCCTTCATGTGGGGGGGGGGAAAAGCTATAGTAATAAATTATTATAAGGTAAAATCACTGCTGTATCTTCAGGTTGATGTATGGCATCGAGCAGTTCATTTAGACTTTTAGGACTCTGGGTCCTCAAGAATAAAAAGCTGAGTATGACATTACTCTCTAAGAagcatttaaaagaaacatttaaatcaCTTACTTAAAGATTCTAGGATGAGAGCTGTTTAATCAATTGTAATGGCTAATTACTAcacatgtaaaacatttttaacgATGATTTTTTCCAAGTCATATTTTGTATTTGTTCCTTGTAATTAAAAGTGCTGAAGATGGCATGATCTTActtatttggaaatgattttcCCATTCCTGGAAATTCTCCAGAAAAGCCAATCTTTCTTATAATATCATAGAGTGAATTAATATATACATAGAGAAATGTGCTAGATGACTCTCACATCCCTCATATAAAGTAGTTCTGTAAAATTCCCAATACTGCAACAGTGAAGTACTGTGAATGGTACATAAACTGGAGTAGGTGCTAATGCAGTTTGCAGAGGCTATCAAACATTAAGAGTTAAAAGTTAAGGTCTTCAGACTCTTTCCTTCATTCCCTTTTACCTCCAGCCTGCCTCCCCTCTTCTTACCTGTCAGTCGCTGTAAATAAGAGGACCTGAAAATGCTTACTCCTTAAAATATATTGATGAATTTCTTTCCTTaaccaagatgaaatggacagaatGGGACACATTATTTACAGTCAGCAAGGCTTGAAAAGTGGTTGACATTTTTCTGGGAAAAACACTGACCTGGTACTAAGAAGATGAGTCATAAAGCAGGTTTATTTTTTACCAGAAATAGGCTCAAGATGTTCGTAGCCTGGATGAGCTCTCTTCCAGGAAGTGGGACAAGCCTGGGCACTGTATCCTAATGGAATCCCCATATATTAGGGGAACACTGGAAAATCTCAGGAATCTAACAGAAGAAAGGAGGTTgagcaaaaagaaagagacaaattaaCACTGCAAACAAATGCACCTATTTCATATGTTGTTTTGAATTTAATATAGTTTTGCATCATTGCTTTTGtttctaagaaataaaattaagaaagttATTTGCAATCATGATAACTAACAAAGACCTCTAGAAATTGAAACTAGTCCTACCTCACTAAGGGCCACACGAAAGGGTCTGATCCCTGCTTTCCATCCTACCGGTATATATTAGTCATGTGCTACTTTCAAATTTAACCTTCAGAAATATAAATGACAATCTTTAAGGAATTAAATCATTGACCTCAAGGGAGAGTTCAACAATCTCAGCTCTACAATAGGCTGCACAAAATGAATAATCTCCAATCAGTGGATCATGGGGTGGGGACACAGGCTAACAGTAACTGTCTAGTAGAGAAATCTGCTAAACACAACCCGAGTCAGAACCACATATTTATGAGCTGCAGTTTAATAATGGGATCATTTATAACTATTTAAGGAAATAGAGGTTATTCAATAAATGGATGTGGTAGAAAAACGATTTTATTTGTACAGAAGTCCTTCAAGCAAATGAATTTGAgttaaagcaaaattttaagaaactatAACTAAATATCAGGAAAATGGAAGAGTAGACACACCTGGCAAATGCCAACTCACAGAAATTTCAAAGAAAGAGGACAAGCAGAATCTCTTAGAAACAATTTTTGCAAAATAATGAACAACAGTCAACTCTAAAAAATAGCCGTGTAAGCACTctaataaaaatgtgtaaaaattagaactaataagaaaaaatgatatttaaacaATGTGAGTCAAAAATATTGACCTAATTAATTCattgcaaataaataatttttttgtatttttcccaaTAGCTTGAGCACAAAGTTGGAATTTGCATTTGGAGCCATTCTGAAAATCATTTTCTTCAATAGATTAGttaaatttatgtatatttatttacaaaactgatatttcttttttacttatgCAGTTcttttatgctatatatataccatatagcATTAGTTATACAGCATTTATTGCATGTGTGtctgtttcttctgctttttagttttttatttctcttggcatttataattttaggtttttgttctCATAATTATCTACATTAGTAACTTTTGTCACACTTAGGGCTCTAcaatttagttattttaaaatgaagacttCCTACCCTTTATTTTACGTGTTGTAATCAATTAGCTTTATCtgcattcatttctttatgcTTTGCCCTTTTATCTCTGTATGCTGTCCATTGATTTAATATCACTTTATGTGTTTTATCAGAAGTAAATTCACACAGAATTCTTTCAACGTTTCTCTTCCTTTAGACTTAATTTTACCATTTTGTATATTACTTCATATCACTAGAGAAATGTTTCCTTGGCTCAAATTTTATTTAAGGTATCATAACATTTGTAAGCTAACATTTGTCCAAGAATTCATTGCCTTATTGTACTTTATTACGTTTTCATAGATATTAGGTTTTTTACAAATAAACGTTTGTGACAACAATGTTTTAGCTCAAGCAAGTCTGTTGGTACCACTTTTCTGAAAGCTTGTGCCCACTTTGTGTCTCTATGTCATATTTTAATTGGTTGTACACATTGCCTTTTTAGAAATAATGccattgcacacttaatagactatagTGCAAATGCAACGTTATAAGCACTGGGAAACCACACAATTCAcatgactcactttattgcagcATTCTTTTTATTACAGAGGTTTGGAATCAAAACTTCAGTACCTATGTGGTATTACTTTATAACTCTCTCTTTAAAGTCAAATGCTTATGATATATCACTGATGTGGCTATTTAGGGAAATCTTTTTCAAGTCAAAATCCAAACCTTTCAAAATGTAGATATACTCATTTCTTTGATTCTTACAAATTTTcttactttataattttaaatatttctgtatcaTTGTTTTTCATATTCACCTCCTTTATTCCATAGACAACTATATGTATTTTGGATATCTTCATCTGATTCTACAGCCAtcaattttttccaattcttttatagtttttagtaTTCTGAgtctaataattttatttcttaaatctttTGTTTGATGATGCTTGATCCATGTGAGATGCATATcagcttatttttcttcttttattatcattatatGAATGTTGAGTAACTTTCAATGTTTGTTAGAATGTTTGTGTACTTTTCATATCAGCAAAAGAACTTGATTTCATAAACTAGTGAGGAGTTTTGAGGTGTAACCATGTTTTACCTTGTGAACACTGTCTTACTTTGACAGACtcttataacatatatatatagagagagacacaCAATGATTTGGATTgaacaagggaaatttattggtttataaTTAATGAAGctaaaagtccaaatcaagacattggCTAGAAAGTTCTCTTCTTCCTGAGTTGGTAATCTTCTGGCTGgcaggtgtgttagttagattcagttgtcaacttggccaggtgagcatacctagtcttgttgctgcagacataacccaacggtacgtgaacctcatctgttgccaattacatctgcagtcagctaggaggcttgtctgctgcaatcagtgacgtttgacttaattggctggtgcttaaatgagagaacacaatgtagcacagcataagcagcttggcatttctcatctcagcacttgtagctcagcccgggcccttggagatggagaaagaaatcaccccggggaaagttgttggaaaacaggggcctggagagaagaccagcagagaccatcctgtgccttccacgtaagaaagaacctcagtggaaagttagctgcctttcctctgaagaaccaacaaaataaatccccttttattaaaagccaatccatccctggtgtgttgcattccggcagctagcaaactagaacagcaggtaatctttggtttctttgactttcctgtcacatggaaatgccTTCTCTATTCTATTCCCAGTTTAATTGACATCTGGCTACCAGCTCTTGCCTATGGCTTTCTCTCATACTTTATTTGAATTTCTACtgcttgtaaaggattccagtaattcagattaaggcccaccctccttCATTGGAGCCACATCCTAACAAAAAATAGCAATTTCAGGAGGACCTATCTGCAAGGCCTTCATCATTCTCACAAGCACGTGGCTTAAGATTAAGCATCTCCTAAACTGAGGTACATATGTATGCATAGCTTTAAGCCACTACATTTATGATCATTTGTTACAGCACCAGAAAGAATCAAATACAATAGTACATCCAATATCAATGAAAAAAGTTTAATTCATGGGAATTCTAAGGGTTTTTCTTAAAGTAGGATTTCCTCCAAAAGGATCTGCTTTTTCAAGAAGTCAGGGTTGCAACCCTAGGACTAGAAGTGAATTCTCCGTGAACTCTCTGAGGTAATCTTGTCATCTGGAGTTCCAAGGTTAACCTACAGCATTCCTTTAtgcttaaactttttatttttttgctaataACTACACATTTTAAAGCTAGCTCAATTTGTTCTTTAGAGCTCACTTTCTTTACAACCTCTCCTGATCCAGTTTCCTagactatataaatattttttaatttttatttgtttgtatgttttcattttgtgtttcTGAGAGGTATGTTTAGAGAGATATTTTTTATAGCACACATTCgtaatattttttttcatcaaagATGAATATGCTTTCGGTAGAATGaagattttctggatttttagccTGTAGAAGTGAAAATCATATTCAAGgtctcttgaaataaaaaaaatgttatcttaTCTTAATTATGTATGGTATCTTGTCCTTAGATGCTTCAATCTTCATCTTCGTTTATTTAGAACATCACTCACAGTACTCTAATTTAacaaacattctttatctttctgGAGTACTCTAGATTCCTATCCTAATGATGTTCGTTTTGACTGTTCTTTGCCTTTGAGCTTCCTGtgattcattctttcacttcATCAGATATCTGCTCAAAATTCGCTTCCTCAGAGAAACCTTCCTCATAAACTTATGTAAAATAGCAGTCCCTAggctttttctcctttcctgacTTTATTTTAGTTCTAGTTCTTGCTATGTAATGTGCTATTTACTTGTGTGAACAGAAAATGTTGGTCTGCAGGTGGTCTGTGGTAGCTCAGTGCTTATTTTCAGAGATGCGTGGAACTCTGGTACTGACTCCTGGCCAAGAGGAGAATAGAATAGTCACCAGTTATTTATGATGTGCTGTTTCAAGTAAATCCAACTGGTAGGCACACTTAACCATGTGGTCTACTTGTTCAAGAGAAATATGTACATTGATGGTTTTCCCTGATTTACTAGGTTACACAACCAAGTAAGTACTAGCAAGGTACAAATGATTCCACAGTAAAGGATTTTCATGGCTcttattggggattgaatcatttAACATGCAAAAGATGGGATTTACTAGTAAATGCATTCCTATGGCTTTGAACCCTTTTGTAACTAAGACCTGGTCagcatgttattattatttaaatggtGGTCAAATTGAATCTGAGTATCTTAATCTGAATGAATGTAGGCCTTATAGAAATGAATTTCAGTCTCAGTTAAGCAGCAGCAGCCAGAAATCTGTATAAATCAGGGactgggagaagccagaagtcagaaaatGCCAGAGTGGAGACTGAGAACCGTGAGCTGGAGGACCGTCAGCAGCAGAGGTCTTTGACACTGAGAAAAGCATGACCTTGGTGACATCCTGATCTGCAACTTCACTACAAAGACTGAACTATAAATTCTAGGTTTTTAAACCAACCCAATATGTGATATTCATCATAtcagctctagcaaactaagacagctaCCCAGAGTCCAAGATGTGGTGAATAATCTGGGTGGATCCCAATTAAAGGCCACTGAGAAAAGTCACTGGGATCTGTGCATGGAAATTGCTGACTATAACGTGTAACTTATACTTTCCCATGAAGTTTCTTTcactcatattttatttattttagttaaacccttatgcaaatctcaaaAGTCTTTCAATTATTCAACTATGTATAATTGACATAATTGTGTAATGTTTAATTATTTGTTCCTTTGCTGgcttgttttcttttgcattccCAAGCAAAATTATTGGCTACAGCAGGAACTGGCATACTGTGATTCCATAGGCCAAATCCTGCACGTACTCAATTTTCATATGGcacacagaataaaatattttttacactACTTGATGGTCATTAAAATACAGTAAGAAGAATTTGCATCAAAACCATATGTGGATCACAGAGTGTAAAGATTAACTATCTGGCAATTCCAGAAAAATGTTTCCCGCTCACTGCTCTCTGTGAACaaattttgtttgctaatttcACAGATGCATAGATAGCCTTAAGTATAATGCTTGACATATAATATGTACTCAATAAAATTTCAAGATGCTTGAGCATGTGTTTTGTGCACTGGATGAGAatcagaaagaaatcaacttcatTCAGAAGTCATGTAGATTAAACACGGATGGTGTAAACATGATTGTGACCACATCTTATAGATATCCATTGCCTGTTTCCATGAAAAATCTCACAGTGgagtaagtaaataaaatttgcTTGCACATCTAAAATGGTTCCACTCCTGCTACTTCTAtccacaaatatacatgttaggCTATACTTCAGTAGTTACATGTTTCCTAAGACTCACACTACAAAAAAGTAGAGGCAGAAAAGAATATTGGTTGGTAATACCATTGGTCACCAGATTGCCTGTGGTCACATTCTTGATCTGTTgccacttgctgtgtgacctttcTAAAGTTACTTCATCTCTCTGTGCTCCAACAACTAGGATTGTTCAgataattaaatgaattattataCATAAggactatataatgcatattgaAAAGTACCTGGCACATGTTTAGTATTTTTAAGCATGCTTATAATTAATACTGTCATCAAAGAAAACAGGCCCACAGAAAAGTAAAGAGTTCCAAGGCTAACACAAGTCTTGAAATTCTTCATCCATTTTGTGTTTGTGTTCTTAGCAACTcatattactgtagctttatatcagtttttctttctttccttgacaTTTGAATATGCTTTCTAGCTGTCACCTGTGCTTCTGCTCTTCGAAACATTTCCAAGGATTTTAAAGACACTCTGGGGTCCAAATCCTAAACTTGCTGCTGATGGATCTAAGCCTTTTGCATATTATTAATAAGAGAGAGTGTGGGAGAAGCTTAGCAGGGAATCAAGTTTTCTGCAAGGGTGTCAACCTACTCCACACTGGGCAGTAGAGCATTCTAAAAGTGGGTCTCTCTGGGCCAAAAAGACACGAAAAATTCAATGCACCAAAACCTGTCTATGAAATACTCTGTGTCATTTTGTAATATTATCAAATTCCTCAATTCTTTAAaacttcttaaaattatttatatcatGTGTAAAATGAGTAGAATAAATgtcatggaaatgttctaaaacttgAAAGCAATCATGCTTCTAAAATTCTTGAATTATTACTTCTtgcatattattattaatttacttGTAATTAATGCTTCAACCATAATATCATATCATTTAATTAATATATCACAATGTAAAAGTGTTCAAAAATACCAAATTTGGGGagatttgcattattttataaaGTTTGAGTACATAAATATACTTAGATGATTAcacattatttttactttatatatcgTGCTGatcaattttatatcttttaactcagaatttttctttttaatcatagGAGTTATAGAAACCCATTTGAAGACTCAAAAgcctgaagttaaaaaaaatgtgtggaGTCTAAAAGTGAAACAGTTTGCATTATACCACGTTAtcaaacaaaacaacagaaaaatatgggaaaaggCATGAATTCAATAAAGAAGTGAAAGTCTAAAATGACCTGTCATAGGTAGTCTTAAGAAATCAGGAGCTGATATGGAAGGGTAATTTCACGCCTATTCCAAAATCTCTTGCAAGAAGGCTCTGTCATCACCTGGGCCtgaattaaacattttaataatagcatttaaaaaaatagtattctAACTGAATAAAAGCTTATATAGAAAAATGAGCATTCTTCCAGGTATCAGTCTGAAACCCTAACCTCTCTGAGAGTATAGGGATCATGAAGATGTAAGAGGAGAGAGGACATTTTATTCTAGGGTTCAGGCAACAAACATGAAAATCTCAATTATGAaaacccatttattttattatgttcaaacaaaaatatacataaatttgAAACATCTTTGTAAAGTGGATTCTGCAATAAGTTGCTATCCATACACAATATTTATTAAGTAGGCCCTTTGAACAAGAATATGTGAAAAGTATAGGATGAATGCAAATTACTTTTGCTGAAGAATATGTGAAAAGAATATGATGAATCTAAACATCTTTTCCTCTATTACTGACACCATTAAAACCAGAATTATTTTCAAGTGCCTTCAGTTACAAACACAATGCTCATGGGTACTTATATATGTCCATCATAGATCACACATCACCTATGATACATATCAcgtatgtttttatatatatatatatatataatcaatgcaGTATagagataaatattttcattcaaaagTGTGAATCTCAatagttgtttttttattgtgatgcaaacattcaatttctttactgctTATGAATAAAAGAATTTTCCTATTGTCTTCAAAGACAATAGAAATCTTACCTCTTAAACAGTTTCCAAGTgaagaataactagaaggaacagaaccaaaaaagggagaaaacactCAATGGGTCAGGAGAATATTAAAATTGCTAACGTTTATTCTGTGGCATTTTATTGTTATCATGACCCTTTGTTCAAGTTATTCAGTCAACCCTTCCCACAtgacagtggttccatttgtGACTGTGTAAAAAGACAGAACTAAAGTAGTTAGGGTCCTATAAGTTCACTTTGCTTCCAGGAAAAGAGCAATTCTTATGGCTGCAGATACCTGGCCAGGCTTCAAATACCTGCTCTTCAGTTTTGACATAGCTGCCTTCATCTCTTTGTTCCTTAGAGTATAGATGGCTGGGTTTAAAATGGGAGTAAAAATCGTGTAGAACACTGCAAGGACCTTGTCAACTGAATAACCACTGAAGGGCCACACGTAGATGAAGATGCATGGACCAAAGAATAATATGACCACTGTGATGTGGGCAGTCAGTGTGGAGCGAGCCTTTGCCATGCTGGCAGAGGACCGTTTCCTGACTGTGGTAAGAATCACAGTGTAGGAGATGACCAGGAGGACAAAAGAACTCATGGAAAGAAAGCCACTGTCTGCAACTATTAGTAGGCTGATGACATACGTGTCTCTGCAGGCCAGCTTGGTCACTAGAGGGAGGTCACAGAAAAAACTATCCACCTGATTGGGACCACAGAAAGGCAGGTTCACAGTAAAGGCCAACTGGCTAAGAGTATGGATGAGGCCAACACCCCATGGGATGAGGACCAACGTAATACACACACGACGGCTCATGATCgtcatgtagtggagaggtttgCAAATAgcaacatagcggtcataggccatggaTACAAGGAACACCATTTCACCACCAGCAAAGAGGTGGACAAAAAAAATCTGGGCTATGCAGGCTTCAAAAGAAATAGTCTTGTGCTCTACCAGAAAATCTGAAATCATTTTTGGGGTAGCAAAGGAGGCAACACATATGTCTATAAAAGAGAGGTTTGCAAGCAGAAAGTACATTGGTGTATGAAGGCAAGCATCTGAGGTCACAGTGAGGATGATGAGAAAGTTGCCCAGCAGGATTCCCATGTAAAGGAGTAAAAATATGATGAACAGGAA is a window from the Tamandua tetradactyla isolate mTamTet1 chromosome 14, mTamTet1.pri, whole genome shotgun sequence genome containing:
- the LOC143655352 gene encoding olfactory receptor 4K15-like, with protein sequence MHKTNHSMVTEFVLLGLSSSKELQPFLFLIFLLIYTGILLGNFLIILTVTSDARLHTPMYFLLANLSFTDMCLASFATPKMIADFLVESKTISFEACLTQIFFLHLFGGGEMVLLVSMAYDRYVAICKPLHYMTIMSRRVCIMLVIIEWCIGLIHTLSQLAFTVNLPFCGPNQVDSFFCDLPLVTKLACIDTYVISLVVVANSGFLSMSSFVLLVISYTVILITVRKRSSASMAKARSTLTAHITVVILYFGPCIFIYVWPFSSYSADKVLAVFYTIFTPILNPVIYTLRNKEVKSAMAKLKSNKNSRIQTQEAPKTPVRLVIQQEDSTRIGLSTLLAFYPAAQGLVPLPNLLPSPSSRPSVPMLRRPLETIILTPTRPCFHHLFCPGALPAGCYSPCRHPPASLGVCKGISLMQDPSAPQTLHHGTVSACPQSPAFLPLPEPHGASLRPCSLAGVQPTLAGDSM
- the LOC143654988 gene encoding olfactory receptor 4K15-like, with the translated sequence MMIESNLSRVTEFVLLGLSSSKELQPFLFIIFLLLYMGILLGNFLIILTVTSDACLHTPMYFLLANLSFIDICVASFATPKMISDFLVEHKTISFEACIAQIFFVHLFAGGEMVFLVSMAYDRYVAICKPLHYMTIMSRRVCITLVLIPWGVGLIHTLSQLAFTVNLPFCGPNQVDSFFCDLPLVTKLACRDTYVISLLIVADSGFLSMSSFVLLVISYTVILTTVRKRSSASMAKARSTLTAHITVVILFFGPCIFIYVWPFSGYSVDKVLAVFYTIFTPILNPAIYTLRNKEMKAAMSKLKSRYLKPGQVSAAIRIALFLEAK